In Neodiprion virginianus isolate iyNeoVirg1 chromosome 6, iyNeoVirg1.1, whole genome shotgun sequence, the genomic window TTTCCTTCAACAATCAAtagtttattatatttttacaactgAATCCTTATTTAAGGGAATCTAATTGCATTTGGATCTTTTCTAAATTATTGTAGAGCTCTAATAAGCCTGTTTTGTCAGTTTCAATAGTTAACGATGACTTTGACTGCTTGCTCGAAGTATCTGTTAGCCCAACTTGAAGCGTTACAGTCGGACGCATATCTTTGGCCACTACCGTAGACGAAGACTGAACATTGAGATTCCAATTAATCTCGGTAAccttaaaaaataacaaataatgaTATTTGAAGGTATTTTCATTGCTGTTTTTTTACCATCAAAATCCTTATTATGCGTACAAaataatgatttgaaattttttaaatacatgtGCATTCACCTGGACTGGAAAAATAGACTTTTGTCGTAATTCATCAAATATACTCTTTGCGTAAGTAGCCCAGATCTGAACAAGTACATCAGCTTTTTCATGTTGAAGAGCGAATGTTTCTTTCATGTCAGATTCCATCAAGGCAGGCTTGACAACGTGATAAGCAGCTTGTGCATAGATCAGTGTCGTAGTGTCGAGAAGTAAGCTCAACTCTGTTTTATTCAACTCTAAAGAAacggataatttttcttcttggcTGGGACTAAACACATTGCCTTCAACACTTGTCTGTAAATTTTGGCAAATTCTAGATGCAAGAAGACGAAGTTTACCAGAATCTATTCTATCTACAATATCGAGGCCTTCTCTTAGCCTGCAAACACAAATAAAAGTGCATTAAAAACCGGCAGAATAATTTGATGAGACAAAGCGATAAACGAAAACAACTTTACCTTGGCGTCAGAGTTATCCACGAAGTCATTACAGAATACTTGTTCAACGCCTTGTTGGATTCAATCTATATAAAACAAGTCATTAGACAGTATTGTACCATTTTTGTACACATAAAAATCATCTGTCGACTATGTTTACATTGATGCGAAATGATTTTGTGATCTTGACACCTGTCAAATGAGAGCGTCACATTATATGATGGTTAAAGTGTGGTGTAAATAACGCTTGATCGTTTATGGTTGAAATCTTGAAAGTATTGTCCAAATTTCCATAtacctaaaaaaaatatgtgaattttCTAACCTGTAAAAACTTATCCAATACAATCATccaatgttatttttttctcattttcgtaCGATTTTTCGCACCAATAGCTATCTATGTATGGCGACTCACCAAGGATGAAAGAACGGAAATAAAGAACACGATAAGAGCTCGCATATGTATTACTCATTCAAAGTGATCTCATCCGTTACCGATAGCCTTGTTTGACATAGCAAAACTTTGTATGTGTTGAGTACTATTTCCATCGCTATATTGATGACCATACGGTTATTTTGACGGGTGTTGTCATACAAATTACCAAAGCGTTGACTGAGCAAAGACTATAAGTTAAAAAACGCATCGGAGAGTTCTATTATTTCAACATTTagttatttgaatttatgtatgtatgtataagtgtatcttgaataaattcaaaagtTGACCAAATAAACtggggaagaaaaataaaatcattccCATAAACCCATCAAAGGTAAATTGTAAACATTCATGACAACAATCTTTTCACAACAATTACTTGGCACAAGTAACAGCGTCAATTTCGAGTAACAGCATTACATTGAAGATTACTATATGAGCTGTTTCTAGAATGTTACATCATTGCtaatgattttcaataattttatcattgtaTCTGCATGATATTCGGTATCTATTTTGTTATAAGATGGAACCCAGAAAAACCAAGAAGCCGAAAAGAGTGATCCACTGCTCGGACGGAACTCTGGAAGAATATTCCTCAGGTGATGAAAGTGATGGTCAGAAGGCAAAGGTAGAACTACCAGTCGTCGATCCTGTAAGTCCAATTTACTTTAATAAAATAGCACTATAATTTCCTTTATTGATGTGAAGGTAAAAGAACGCTGTgcatcaattattcattttgatGAACAATAAATAGGTAGAACGCTACTGCATATggatttaaattaaaatacatCGACACAACATGAACGTTTTAATggtgagaattgaaaaatcaagttaACATTacaatgaagaaataaaaataaaaaggaaaaatgaagGTCATATAATGGCTGACTTAACGTTTCTAAGGTATTTGATACTCTGCAATCTACATTAAGCAAAGCTGGTTGAAGAGAATGTAAACTAATtctttaccattttttttcctttaaatCAAATGAGAAATTATGCAGTTACaaagaaaatgtattttattttccctaTTTGGTAAGATGAGAAATTATACTATCGACTCACATCTCAATCGAATTCAAAAGAATacctgaattatttttgtaattttcaaacgattatTTCATGAGACAACGTACCATACTTATAATTTGTagtgattttttctttaaattatATCTTTGAATTCCAAACATTTCGGTCAAAATATTCGAcagattaaataattttttaatcattggAAAATTCTTAATGCCACATCTCTATATGTTGGTGCTGTAAACTTCAACAATTCTTATTACTTTTCAATTGATTTAGGTGTTGTGATTCACCAGATTTGAATGAGATATCCCTAAAAGTTACTGCAACAGAATTATTGTTGAACCTGAAATATACCGATGAACCATTCAACTTTGACTAGTATAACGAAGGTGTTTTGTGCCTGATGCTTGACATCTGATTGGTTCAATCCTGAGTTAAAATTACCCAATCTGAAGTGATTTATTAATAGCGAGTGTCTATCCTTCAAATGAGAAGTTTTTAATAGCGACCACTAAAATAAAACATGAGATTATCGATATACAGAAGCTTACTTTTTGCGAAATATCAGATAATTATTCTGATAAAGTTGAAGTTTTAAGCTAATTTGAAGTTCTAACAAAATTTgtcttttttctcttattttttgcTATGGAGCAGAAAACCCTGACTTGGTTTCCGTGGATATGGTATCAGACGACCTGGGTGGGTAGTAAGACCTTGAGTGCTTGTGATTACGTTGGAGAATCCCTAGCAAACTTTTTTGGTATAACAAGcccaaaatttcaatttgaaattaacgaataCTATAGAATGAAAGCCGAAGAGGCTGAAGCACAACGCAAGGAAGACTTAGAAATGGGTGGTTGGACGGAGAACAATCGTAATAATCTTGTTAACAACAGTACTTCGACAGAGCAGGTAGAAAATAGTCaaagattttgatttttaaagaaaattcgaAGACCCCAAATTTTCCTTCAAATCTTTACAACGTGATCATGAAATAAGTTCAACTTTTTTAATGGAAGTATTTAACTTGTACATTATTACTTTCCCTTTTACGTCaagattttgtttcaattatatagagtattataatttatacaattaGACAACtttcacatttatttaaattaaccAGTGGGCTTCTATTGTAGTTGTATATCTTTAATAATAAGTACATTGATAAGGTAACATGAATATTGTGTGAATCGCTACACTGTGCTTACAATTAGCTCTGAGAGTGTACATTCTTTTCTCAGAATTtgggatttaaaaaaatagttaGATTCaaactaatatttttttcggttttgACGTAGTTTTCATCCTCATgctatacatataggtatgttgtttatttatacgaCCACTCAACATGCCTAGACTCAGccaagattaaaaaaatagttgGAATACTATAAAAGAAactttttagaaataaaattcgataGGAGTGGAACAAACGAACTGCTTTTACTTTATAGGTGactaatatttatttatcgtacTATAGATGATTGCTTAAATGacattttcattgtttaaaccgaattcaattttttcacacgcaGTCTAATTCATCTTATTGCAGCCTGATGagtcaaattttaaaatagGCTACCATAATTGTattatgtacaaaaattaCAGAGTACAATTCTTACTGATGTTAATACTATTCTACAAGTCGGTTCTTTatggacaaatttttttaatacaataaTCACAACTGCTGAACTGCAAACAAGACGTCTGTCACTTTGTTGCCTCATATTCTTTTGAACATGGTTTTTATTCCCAAGAATAAATCAATTCGAATTCTAACGACTATGCAGCGAAAGCCTGCAGAGTAAGAACTTGAGAATGTGTGATGAACCTCCTGCTGtcttaacatttttttttactgactTTTGATAAGTCTTTCAAATGTGCCTTTCTGAAAAATAGTTATACCAAATAATACTGATATCGATAATTTTAGAATTCTTTAGAAGGAACTGTCAGTAAATAAGAGTAATAATTCACCTATTGTTCGAAATCAGCTTCATTCACAAagtaatatctataaaaaaatttaaatttagcACTATGCATCTGCTAGATAATCTATAATAAAAAGGGTAAAATAGTGACACCACTTCATGTTcgacgaaataaaattggatGGCTTTGTACATCAGTACCTTGTCAAATAGAAGTAGAAGACCATCTtgtaatgaaagaaaagtatGGCAAGAAATTCAACAGATGTAGTACGATCGCGAG contains:
- the LOC124307388 gene encoding COMM domain-containing protein 10-like isoform X2; translation: MIVLDKFLQIESNKALNKYSVMTSWITLTPRLREGLDIVDRIDSGKLRLLASRICQNLQTSVEGNVFSPSQEEKLSVSLELNKTELSLLLDTTTLIYAQAAYHVVKPALMESDMKETFALQHEKADVLVQIWATYAKSIFDELRQKSIFPVQVTEINWNLNVQSSSTVVAKDMRPTVTLQVGLTDTSSKQSKSSLTIETDKTGLLELYNNLEKIQMQLDSLK
- the LOC124307388 gene encoding COMM domain-containing protein 10-like isoform X3, encoding MTSWITLTPRLREGLDIVDRIDSGKLRLLASRICQNLQTSVEGNVFSPSQEEKLSVSLELNKTELSLLLDTTTLIYAQAAYHVVKPALMESDMKETFALQHEKADVLVQIWATYAKSIFDELRQKSIFPVQVTEINWNLNVQSSSTVVAKDMRPTVTLQVGLTDTSSKQSKSSLTIETDKTGLLELYNNLEKIQMQLDSLK
- the LOC124307388 gene encoding COMM domain-containing protein 10-like isoform X1: MRALIVFFISVLSSLIESNKALNKYSVMTSWITLTPRLREGLDIVDRIDSGKLRLLASRICQNLQTSVEGNVFSPSQEEKLSVSLELNKTELSLLLDTTTLIYAQAAYHVVKPALMESDMKETFALQHEKADVLVQIWATYAKSIFDELRQKSIFPVQVTEINWNLNVQSSSTVVAKDMRPTVTLQVGLTDTSSKQSKSSLTIETDKTGLLELYNNLEKIQMQLDSLK
- the LOC124307403 gene encoding protein FAM177A1-like, whose amino-acid sequence is MEPRKTKKPKRVIHCSDGTLEEYSSGDESDGQKAKVELPVVDPKTLTWFPWIWYQTTWVGSKTLSACDYVGESLANFFGITSPKFQFEINEYYRMKAEEAEAQRKEDLEMGGWTENNRNNLVNNSTSTEQVENSQRF